One Littorina saxatilis isolate snail1 linkage group LG14, US_GU_Lsax_2.0, whole genome shotgun sequence genomic region harbors:
- the LOC138946783 gene encoding trichohyalin-like, whose product MKVGEGREREREKEREREREREREREREREREREREREFFSSLCLITITRKCHYLHTFFSIPEFIAERMTREDAEQARLELEKEKLELERKAYQDKLEVARRETDERVKYVQAQRETDEKAAYERTQMFEEKQRQEREEHDLRMQLLKRESEGKRVKKGSRDGADNEGDSSGEEESSDLRGFRPSIPMFDESKENIATWLKRFERVATLYKWKRNTWATRVSTRLSGRAVEVYNTLDDDSADDYDGLKVALLGRYQLTAETYRRRLRTCKRKEHETFRQFGARIEENLTKWHELSEITELKQLVLLEQFLQTLSADMAAYVKEKKPQTLAEAVKSAEIHFEAHRDSKKFFQHDRDQGGKAGVGEKQKSGDNSFGTSGRKCYICESPKHLARDCPKKSKSTGAVNSGPEKSLPPVSVPTLCTPCSQQDYDPRCLVVVDGVAVEGLRDTGSQVCVVKSS is encoded by the exons atgaaggtgggggagggcagagagagagaaagagagaaagagagagagagagagagagagagagagagagagagagagagagagagagagagagagagagagagagagagagagttcttttcctctttatgcctcatcacaataacacgcaagtgtcactatctgcacacattcttctc TATTCCTGAGTTTATTGCCGAGCGAATGACCCGTGAAGATGCGGAACAGGCTAGACTAGAGCTAGAAAAGGAGAAACTAGAGCTGGAAAGGAAAGCTTATCAGGACAAGCTAGAAGTAGCGCGTCGAGAGACTGATGAGAGAGTTAAGTATGTTCAAGCTCAGCGGGAGACTGATGAGAAAGCCGCATATGAGCGTACTCAGAtgtttgaagaaaaacaaaggcaGGAAAGAGAAGAGCATGACCTTCGCATGCAACTCCTGAAGAGAGAGTCTGAAGGTAAGAGGGTGAAGAAAGGAAGTAGGGATGGAGCTGATAATGAGGGAGATTCCTCAGGTGAAGAAGAGTCTAGTGACCTTCGTGGTTTTCGGCCTTCCATACCGATGTTTGATGAGAGCAAAGAAAACATAGCTACTTGGTTGAAAAGGTTTGAGAGAGTCGCTACCTTGTACAAGTGGAAGAGAAATACATGGGCAACTAGGGTCTCGACTAGGTTGTCGGGTAGGGCTGTAGAAGTGTACAACACTCTTGATGATGATAGCGCGGACGACTATGATGGTTTGAAGGTCGCGTTGTTAGGCCGCTATCAGCTCACAGCAGAAACTTACCGCCGTCGTCTCAGAACCTGCAAGAGAAAGGAACATGAAACGTTCAGACAGTTCGGTGCTCGCATTGAAGAGAATTTGACTAAGTGGCATGAGCTTTCCGAGATCACAGAACTGAAACAGTTGGTTTTGCTTGAACAGTTCTTGCAGACCCTGAGCGCGGACATGGCCGCGTACGTTAAGGAGAAAAAACCTCAGACGTTAGCCGAAGCAGTTAAGTCCGCTGAGATTCATTTTGAAGCACACCGTGATAGTAAGAAGTTTTTTCAGCATGATCGTGATCAGGGTGGAAAGGCTGGCGTTGGTGAAAAGCAGAAAAGTGGAGATAACTCATTTGGTACATCCGGTAGGAAGTGTTACATCTGTGAATCCCCCAAACATTTGGCTAGAGATTGTCCCAAGAAGAGCAAGTCGACGGGAGCGGTGAATAGTGGTCCTGAGAAGTCTTTACCGCCCGTCAGTGTACCTACTTTGTGTACTCCCTGTAGCCAGCAAGACTACGACCCGAGATGCCTGGTTGTGGTAGATGGTGTTGCAGTGGAGGGGTTGCGTGATACTGGATCTCAGGTTTGTGTCGTGAAGAGTTCA